In Spirosoma aureum, a single genomic region encodes these proteins:
- a CDS encoding cold-shock protein, producing MQTGTVKFFNETKGFGFIKPDEGGEDIFVHASGLIDQIRENDKVKFNVERGKKGLNAVNVEIA from the coding sequence ATGCAAACAGGAACTGTAAAATTCTTTAATGAAACCAAAGGGTTTGGCTTCATTAAACCCGATGAAGGTGGCGAAGACATATTTGTACACGCTTCTGGCCTCATCGACCAAATCCGTGAAAACGACAAAGTTAAATTCAATGTCGAACGCGGTAAGAAAGGCTTAAATGCCGTGAATGTCGAAATAGCTTAA